A window from Musa acuminata AAA Group cultivar baxijiao chromosome BXJ3-10, Cavendish_Baxijiao_AAA, whole genome shotgun sequence encodes these proteins:
- the LOC135583580 gene encoding major pollen allergen Ole e 10-like isoform X2 encodes MARGAARTPSFVFLSFVLLLICFATGGMQSVQGQKTWCVAKPSSDEATLLGNINYACSQVDCSVLQRGRTCFYPDNLMSHASIAMNLYYQSRGRNPWNCFFKNSGLVVATDPSYGSCGYA; translated from the exons ATGGCAAGAGGAGCCGCGAGAACTCCCTCCTTCGTCTTCCTCTCTTTTGTGCTGCTCCTGATCTGCTTCGCCACAG GGGGAATGCAGTCGGTGCAGGGGCAG AAAACTTGGTGCGTAGCGAAACCTTCGTCGGACGAAGCAACTCTTCTGGGAAACATCAACTACGCCTGCTCTCAGGTGGACTGTAGCGTGCTGCAGAGGGGCCGCACGTGCTTCTACCCGGACAACCTCATGTCCCACGCTTCCATCGCCATGAACCTCTACTACCAGTCCAGAGGAAGGAACCCGTGGAACTGCTTCTTCAAGAACTCCGGCCTCGTGGTCGCCACCGACCCAA GTTATGGGAGCTGCGGTTATGCCTGA
- the LOC135650476 gene encoding uncharacterized protein LOC135650476, translated as MTCRAAVESRTAGHQPGGDGAGQPPRHAPIPVAALALSVERLGFFYFPVPQIYDSVGGLCMISSCSRFIVTRSFSSKMARSALDEMTESGAFNRTPSTFRNFISKDKTSQFPAESGRYHLYISYACPWASRCLSFVKLKGLDKAISYTAVKPIWERTKESDEHFGWVFPSGTEEPGAEPDPLSGAKSIRELYELASSNYMGKYTVPVLWDKKLKTIVSNESAEIIRMFNTEFNDIAENADLDLYPSHMQALIDEVNEWIYDTINNGVYKCGFAKKQGPYDEAVEKLFDALDKCEETLSKQRYICGNTLTEADVRLFVTLIRFDEVYTVHFKCNKKHLREYPNLFNYTKDIYQIPGMSSTVNMAHIKKHYYGSHPSINPFGIIPVGPGVGYSSPHDRERFGS; from the exons ATGACGTGCCGTGCAGCAGTTGAATCACGTACCGCCGGTCATCAACCTGGCGGCGATGGAGCTGGGCAACCGCCACGTCACGCACCAATCCCGGTCGCCGCCCTCGCTCTATCAgtggaaagattaggtttcttctACTTTCCCGTTCCACAGATTTATGACAGCGTCGGAGGGCTTTGCATGATCTCGTCCTGTTCTCGCTTCATCGTCACCCGATCCTTCTCCTCCAAG ATGGCTCGATCAGCATTAGATGAGATGACAGAATCTGGTGCATTCAATCGCACACCATCAACTTTCCGCAATTTTATTTCAAAAGACAAGACTTCTCAATTTCCTGCAGAATCTGGAAGGTATCACTTGTATATATCATATGCATGTCCTTGGGCATCAAGATGTCTTTCATTTGTGAAGCTCAAAGGACTTGACAAGGCCATCAGTTACACG GCTGTCAAACCAATATGGGAAAGGACAAAGGAGAGCGATGAACATTTTGGATGGGTTTTCCCTTCTGGTACAGAAGAACCTGGAGCTGAACCTGATCCCTTGAGTGGAGCCAAAAGTATTAGGGAATTATATGAGCTGGCTAGTTCAAACTATATGGGGAAATATACGGTGCCT GTTCTGTGGGATAAAAAACTTAAAACAATTGTGAGCAATGAGAGTGCAGAAATAATCCGTATGTTCAACACTGAGTTTAACGATATAGCTGAGAATGCAGACCTGGATTTATACCCATCTCATATGCAAGCTTTGATAGATGAGGTCAACGAATGGATATATGACACGATAAATAATGGGGTATACAAATGTGGCTTTGCCAAGAAACAAGGTCCTTATGACGAG GCCGTGGAAAAATTATTTGATGCTTTGGACAAATGTGAAGAGACTCTCAGCAAGCAACGGTATATTTGTGGGAATACGCTAACTGAAGCTGACGTTCGCTTGTTTGTCACTCTCATCAGGTTCGATGAG GTCTATACTGTTCATTTCAAGTGCAACAAAAAACACTTGCGTGAATATCCAAATCTGTTCAATTACACCAAAGACATATACCAAATTCCCGGCATGAGCAGCACGGTGAATATGGCACACATAAAGAAGCACTACTACGGAAGCCATCCTTCTATCAATCCATTTGGGATAATTCCAGTTGGTCCCGGTGTAGGTTATTCTTCTCCGCACGACAGAGAAAGATTTGGCTCTTAG
- the LOC135583580 gene encoding glucan endo-1,3-beta-D-glucosidase-like isoform X1, with translation MARGAARTPSFVFLSFVLLLICFATGGMQSVQGQVTPTDLIMRLTNYVVVALLQKTWCVAKPSSDEATLLGNINYACSQVDCSVLQRGRTCFYPDNLMSHASIAMNLYYQSRGRNPWNCFFKNSGLVVATDPSYGSCGYA, from the exons ATGGCAAGAGGAGCCGCGAGAACTCCCTCCTTCGTCTTCCTCTCTTTTGTGCTGCTCCTGATCTGCTTCGCCACAG GGGGAATGCAGTCGGTGCAGGGGCAGGTAACACCGACGGACCTAATTATGCGCCTCACTAACT ACGTTGTCGTTGCTTTGTTGCAGAAAACTTGGTGCGTAGCGAAACCTTCGTCGGACGAAGCAACTCTTCTGGGAAACATCAACTACGCCTGCTCTCAGGTGGACTGTAGCGTGCTGCAGAGGGGCCGCACGTGCTTCTACCCGGACAACCTCATGTCCCACGCTTCCATCGCCATGAACCTCTACTACCAGTCCAGAGGAAGGAACCCGTGGAACTGCTTCTTCAAGAACTCCGGCCTCGTGGTCGCCACCGACCCAA GTTATGGGAGCTGCGGTTATGCCTGA
- the LOC135650475 gene encoding uncharacterized protein LOC135650475: MEQPLLASPPNTVPNSRPPPAKSSNPNILVGLTIFLVVAAFSLLANYEAAKGFQIVVVNAALHTHAGRRFDLLFVSNDRATRLVVASSNLVQRILYPDDSFPRKPVDRVTLYMAGEDLDSTVAVRGGRSAGEFVVRMSPAVMEAADVKAAVAEAVQRGMARVWLWDGRGEAPRSLLDAMAEYVAMSSGMASPSIRPRNTSISPFNASCWEDDDHVRLASFLNYCDAKHHGFVARLNRAMQEEWTEDTFNVTLGSSVPQICSSYLSAEQISRVCTSVLKKICRDYGIVRWPYRKYLAGKTVEDIRRDIAKERSKELADLSKTNQKNDVSNVMSSPVGSLSALTPNPAQESSKMQRVSMPGHVSQLQGSRFTQNGWPNMLHQNQSKNIPTFMDEFKYGFPENGLSSTSFKWWGISRLEETERTVPGEGETTTEKDDNQEVQDSSNEGEEPDSGAEDNVIVTKPSALLCSLRRKSVEYGRESLKRGISVAGIPNKLTKRQKLTLSQVFGSSLPEEWKENFS, translated from the exons ATGGAGCAGCCTCTCCTTGCTTCTCCTCCTAACACCGTCCCCAACTCTCGACCCCCTCCGGCCAAGTCCTCCAATCCTAACATTCTCGTCGGCCTCACCATATTCCTTGTCGTCGCGGCCTTCTCTCTGTTGGCGAACTACGAGGCCGCCAAGGGCTTTCAGATCGTCGTCGTCAATGCCGCCTTGCACACCCACGCAGGCCGGCGCTTCGACCTTCTGTTCGTCTCCAACGACCGCGCCACCAGACTCGTCGTCGCCTCCAGCAATCTCGTGCAGCGCATCCTTTACCCGGACGATTCGTTTCCCAGGAAGCCGGTGGACCGCGTGACACTTTACATGGCCGGCGAAGACCTCGACAGCACGGTTGCAGTCCGCGGAGGACGCAGCGCGGGCGAGTTCGTCGTCCGGATGAGCCCGGCCGTGATGGAGGCTGCCGACGTCaaagcggccgtggctgaggcggtGCAACGGGGCATGGCGCGGGTCTGGCTATGGgatgggcgaggcgaggccccgaGATCGCTTCTTGACGCCATGGCAGAGTACGTTGCCATGTCCTCCGGCATGGCATCTCCTTCCATCAGGCCCCGCAACACCAGCATATCACCGTTCAATGCTTCGTGCTGGGAGGACGACGACCACGTACGCCTGGCGAGCTTCTTGAATTACTGCGACGCGAAGCACCATGGATTTGTAGCGCGCTTGAACAGAGCCATGCAGGAGGAGTGGACCGAAGACACGTTCAACGTCACATTGGGCTCATCAGTTCCACAAATCTGCTCCTCCTATCTCTCGGCAGAACAAATATCTA GAGTCTGTACAAGTGTCTTGAAGAAGATATGTCGCGACTATGGCATTGTAAGGTGGCCATATCGAAAG TATCTTGCTGGGAAGACTGTagaagatattagaagagataTTGCTAAGGAGAGAAGTAAGGAGCTAGCTGATTTATCGAAGACTAACCAAAAGAATGATGTGTCCAATGTGATGTCATCGCCAGTTGGTTCCTTATCAGCTTT aACACCGAACCCTGCTCAAGAATCTTCCAAAATGCAGAGAGTTTCCATGCCAGGGCATGTTTCGCAACTGCAAGGAAGTAGGTTTACTCAAAACGGATGGCCAAATATGCTCCATCAAAACCAATCAAAAAACATCCCTACGTTCATGGACGAATTCAAATATGGTTTTCCAGAAAATGGTCTATCATCAACTTCATTCAAATGGTGGGGAATCAGCAGGCTAGAAGAAACCGAAAGGACCGTGCCAGGAGAAGGAGAAACTACGACCGAGAAGGATGACAATCAAGAGGTACAGGACTCATCAAATGAAGGCGAAGAACCTGATTCTGGTGCAGAGGACAATGTTATCGTAACCAAGCCATCTGCTTTGCTGTGCTCTCTGAGAAGAAAATCTGTTGAATATGGGCGCGAGTCACTCAAGAGAGGGATTTCGGTGGCCGGAATACCCAACAAACTCACGAAGAGGCAGAAGCTAACATTATCCCAAGTATTTGGGTCATCTTTACCAGAGGAATGGAAGGAAAACTTCTCGTGA
- the LOC135651867 gene encoding uncharacterized protein LOC135651867: MMDEPLLPTSAPKTAPPASTASYPSFLRRLRIFLVLAACALWANYEASKGFDITVLHGASRSPAARRFGLLFVSNGRAARLVLSSSDLVQRVLYPDDSFPRKPVRRITLFLADENLNETVVVSHGRHPGEFVVQLSPAVMKAADVQMSVASALQRGVARVWLWDGRGQAPRRLLDAMVEYLTTQNNASATLRTNSCCAAGEQLRVARVNRAMQEEWDDRMLEDVCGSPSEKVCSACQPLIDLSTFARNVDPPDQDP, encoded by the coding sequence ATGATGGATGAGCCTCTCCTTCCCACCTCCGCCCCCAAAACTGCCCCTCCTGCATCCACGGCCTCCTATCCCAGCTTCCTCCGGCGTCTCCGCATCTTCCTTGTCCTCGCCGCCTGCGCCCTGTGGGCAAATTACGAGGCCTCCAAGGGCTTCGACATCACCGTCCTCCACGGCGCCTCGCGCAGCCCCGCCGCCCGCCGATTCGGCCTGCTATTCGTCTCCAACGGCCGAGCCGCCAGGCTCGTCCTCAGCTCCAGTGATCTCGTTCAGCGCGTCCTCTACCCGGATGATTCGTTCCCTCGGAAGCCAGTGCGCCGGATAACGCTTTTCTTGGCCGACGAAAACCTCAACGAGACCGTCGTGGTCAGCCACGGCCGCCACCCAGGCGAGTTCGTAGTCCAGCTGAGCCCGGCCGTCATGAAGGCGGCGGACGTGCAGATGTCGGTGGCTTCCGCGCTGCAGCGGGGCGTGGCTCGCGTCTGGCTCTGGGACGGGCGAGGCCAGGCCCCGAGACGGCTTCTTGACGCCATGGTAGAGTACCTCACCACGCAGAACAACGCCAGTGCTACACTCCGCACCAATTCCTGCTGCGCGGCGGGGGAGCAGCTGCGCGTAGCGCGCGTGAATCGAGCCATGCAGGAGGAGTGGGACGATCGGATGCTGGAGGATGTATGCGGCTCGCCTTCCGAAAAGGTCTGCTCGGCCTGCCAACCTCTTATCGACCTCAGTACGTTCGCAAGGAACGTAGATCCTCCTGATCAAGATCCATAG